A single region of the Geovibrio ferrireducens genome encodes:
- a CDS encoding MFS transporter codes for MRTYHTLIMVYATVMTFSALYAPQPLQPILMSEFGVSKEQAALLTTVTMIPLGIAPIVYGYMLESFSSKKLFSIGIGALALLQLAFFFTDNFHLLIVIRFFVGMAIPAVLTSIMTYISTVTKRETVQKQMAYYISSTILGGFAGRFFSGLIASYFGWRWTFLILAFSLSLAFVLIRSLHEAEIQISKFSVRSVLDVLKKRQFATIYLLIFATFFTFAAILNFIPFRVREISAGSSSFTIGIMYMGYIMGIVMSLNALRIIKIFGGEMNTVFTALVFYACTLFLFTYPSLYVMFFGMFLFCCGMFLAHSVASGYVNKIAEDKKGITNGLYVSFYYGGGTFGSFLPGFVYSRFGWNAFLLLIGSVVSVSIAAAWFMQERRKISA; via the coding sequence GTGCGAACTTACCATACACTGATCATGGTGTATGCCACGGTCATGACATTTTCCGCCCTGTATGCCCCCCAGCCCTTACAGCCCATATTGATGAGCGAATTCGGCGTAAGCAAGGAGCAGGCGGCTCTTCTCACCACTGTCACCATGATTCCCCTTGGCATTGCGCCGATTGTTTACGGCTATATGCTGGAATCGTTTTCCTCAAAAAAGCTTTTTTCAATAGGTATAGGCGCATTGGCTCTTCTCCAGCTTGCGTTCTTTTTTACGGATAATTTCCACCTGCTGATAGTCATACGTTTTTTTGTCGGCATGGCTATTCCTGCGGTGCTCACTTCCATAATGACCTACATATCCACCGTCACCAAAAGGGAAACAGTGCAGAAGCAGATGGCATACTACATCTCGTCCACTATCCTCGGCGGTTTTGCGGGCAGATTTTTTTCAGGGCTTATCGCCTCATACTTCGGCTGGCGCTGGACATTTCTCATACTCGCTTTCAGCCTTTCGCTTGCATTTGTGCTTATCCGCAGCCTCCACGAAGCGGAGATACAGATTTCAAAATTCAGCGTCCGTTCTGTTCTGGATGTGCTTAAAAAAAGGCAGTTCGCCACAATCTATCTGCTTATTTTCGCCACTTTCTTTACCTTTGCCGCAATTCTGAACTTCATACCTTTCAGGGTGAGGGAGATAAGCGCGGGTTCGTCCTCCTTCACCATAGGCATCATGTACATGGGCTATATCATGGGTATAGTCATGTCGCTGAATGCGCTGCGGATAATCAAGATTTTCGGCGGAGAGATGAACACGGTTTTCACGGCTCTCGTGTTTTATGCCTGCACACTGTTTCTGTTTACCTATCCGAGCCTTTACGTTATGTTTTTCGGCATGTTCCTTTTCTGCTGCGGCATGTTTCTGGCGCACTCAGTGGCATCCGGCTATGTCAACAAGATAGCGGAGGATAAAAAAGGGATAACCAACGGACTGTATGTTTCCTTCTATTACGGCGGCGGAACCTTCGGTTCATTCCTTCCGGGGTTTGTTTACAGCAGGTTCGGGTGGAATGCTTTTCTGCTTCTGATCGGTTCTGTGGTTTCTGTTTCCATCGCCGCTGCGTGGTTCATGCAGGAAAGGCGGAAAATTTCCGCTTGA